The genomic window CGCGTTCGAGAACGCGATCGGCGGGGTCCGGCGTTTCCCGCATGAAGAAACGGTTGCGCGCCATCTACTCGGGTAGGGTCCAAGGGGTCGGTTTCCGCGCGACGGTGGCTCGCATCGCGCGAACCCTGCCTTTAGAAGGGTGGGTCTGGAATCGGCGGGACGGCTGTGTCGAGCTGCTCGTCGAAGGAGAGGAAAGCGCCATAGCTCAGTTGTTGCAGGGCGTCGCGATGACCCCCCCCTTGGCCTCGGGGATCGAATCCGTCGAGGCCGTCTGGGAAGAGCCCGCAGGAGACCTTCGCGGGTTCGTCATCGCTTGGGAAGAGGGCCCCCTTTCAGGACGTTGATCCCCCCTTTTCCGCCA from Methylacidimicrobium sp. B4 includes these protein-coding regions:
- a CDS encoding acylphosphatase, whose protein sequence is MKKRLRAIYSGRVQGVGFRATVARIARTLPLEGWVWNRRDGCVELLVEGEESAIAQLLQGVAMTPPLASGIESVEAVWEEPAGDLRGFVIAWEEGPLSGR